A stretch of Mastacembelus armatus chromosome 1, fMasArm1.2, whole genome shotgun sequence DNA encodes these proteins:
- the adra1d gene encoding alpha-1D adrenergic receptor — translation MTNSNLKNESNYGIYFAEAYNGSVLDQAFPNDSSTICKNFTMDSQVVGVGIFLSVFILVAIFGNILVILSVLCNKHLQTVTNFFIVNLAMADLLLSIIVLPFSASLEVLGCWVFGRVFCNIWAAVDVLCCTASILSLCIISIDRYIGVKYCLKYPSIMTEKKAVAILVLVWLSSTVISVGPLLGWKEPPPVDESICRITEEPGYALFSSLFSFYLPLMVILIMYFRVYVVARRTTKNLEAGVKRERNKSMEVVLRIHCRSVLEDARPASSKSNKNHPFRSSLSVRLMKFSREKKAAKTLAIVVGMFILCWLPFFFFLPMGSFFPALKPSETVFKVVFWLGYFNSCINPMIYPCSSKEFQRAFTRLLRCQCHQRRRVLRRFYDQRWRTAVKGMTRDQRADYKPGYTGHESCGSSFLQKRKGRSLGFKRWSLLPPLQKSSFQLKEKVNNLSNKIKGGTGKGTTPAVGRIDIVDTVSMGIYNSCEQNSYQFYDLADCYGLKETDI, via the exons atgacaaactcTAACTTAAAGAACGAAAGCAACTATGGGATCTATTTTGCTGAAGCTTACAACGGATCCGTTCTGGACCAGGCGTTTCCAAACGACAGCAGCACCATATGCAAGAACTTCACGATGGACTCGCAGGTTGTCGGGGTTGGGATCTTTCTCTCCgtttttattttggttgcaATTTTTGGGAACATCTTGGTCATCCTCTCCGTGCTGTGCAACAAACACTTGCAGACCGTCACAAACTTCTTCATTGTTAACTTAGCCATGGCAGACCTTCTGCTAAGCATCATCGTGCTGCCTTTCTCTGCGTCTTTAGAGGTTCTGGGATGCTGGGTGTTTGGCCGGGTTTTCTGTAACATCTGGGCAGCTGTGGATGTGCTCTGCTGCACCGCATCCATCCTCAGCCTCTGCATCATCTCCATCGATCGATACATCGGGGTGAAATACTGTCTCAAATACCCAAGTAtcatgacagagaaaaaagcGGTGGCTATTTTAGTCCTGGTTTGGCTGTCATCTACCGTCATCTCTGTCGGACCGCTCCTGGGCTGGAAGGAACCACCGCCTGTGGACGAAAGCATTTGCAGGATCACAGAAGAGCCGGGCTACGcgctcttctcctctctcttttctttctacCTCCCGCTCATGGTCATTCTCATCATGTATTTTAGAGTCTACGTGGTGGCCCGCAGAACTACTAAGAACCTGGAAGCGGGCGTCAAACGAGAGAGAAATAAGTCGATGGAAGTGGTCCTTCGGATACACTGTCGCAGCGTGCTGGAGGACGCGCGTCCGGCCAGctccaaaagcaacaaaaaccaCCCGTTTCGAAGTTCGCTCTCAGTGCGACTGATGAAGTTCTCCCGGGAGAAAAAAGCTGCTAAGACCCTCGCCATCGTTGTGGGGATGTTCATCCTCTGTTGgctgccttttttcttctttctaccGATGG GTTCCTTCTTCCCAGCACTGAAGCCATCTGAAACTGTGTTCAAGGTGGTCTTTTGGTTAGGCTACTTCAACAGCTGCATCAACCCCATGATCTACCCCTGTTCCAGCAAAGAGTTCCAGCGGGCTTTCACTCGACTCCTCAGGTGCCAGTGTCACCAAAGACGGAGGGTCCTGCGTCGCTTCTATGACCAGAGGTGGCGAACAGCTGTCAAGGGAATGACAAGAGATCAGAGAGCAGACTATAAGCCTGGCTATACCGGGCATGAATCATGTGGCAGCTCTTTTTTACAGAAGAGGAAAGGGCGCTCGCTAGGTTTCAAAAGGTGGAGTCTTCTTCCACCATTGCAAAAGTCCTCCTTTcagctgaaagagaaagtgaacaATCTGTCAAATAAAATCAAGGGAGGAACAGGAAAAGGTACCACACCAGCAGTGGGTCGGATTGATATAGtagacacagtctctatgggGATTTACAACTCCTGTGAGCAGAACAGCTATCAGTTTTATGATCTGGCAGACTGCTATGGCCTAAAAGAAACTGACATTTAA
- the LOC113128560 gene encoding 5-hydroxytryptamine receptor 4, whose product MDNSSLELLRDGNTSLQMELQSCATPRNQASRIFLYAFLSVGIVCTVVGNFLVVLSIAYFKQLQSPTNYFVMSLAVADCLVGLIVMPYSMIRTVEGCWYFGALFCQLHSSLDVMLCTASIFHLSCIAFDRYYAVCNPLVYSLKMSHSRVAFLIVVCWAVPMLISFGPIMLDLHIAGVDILLPKDVCVFLVNRIYAVMASLVAFHLPMAIMLVAYWKIFKAAKRQARQISAMESQMAAGVGKDSSKKQRHRNTMKREKKAAKTLGIIMGVFLIFWMPFFTVNIVDPFIEYSTEVIVWDIFLWLGYINSSLNPFLYGFFNRSFRKAFLMFMGCRVCLPGSSPGMELSHTRKEGNERAQ is encoded by the coding sequence ATGGATAACAGCAGTTTGGAATTGCTCAGAGATGGTAACACATCGCTTCAAATGGAACTTCAGTCCTGTGCCACACCCAGAAACCAGGCTTCTCGCATTTTTCTGTATGCTTTCCTCTCTGTTGGCATTGTCTGCACAGTGGTAGGCAATTTCCTGGTGGTCTTGTCCATTGCCTACTTCAAACAGTTGCAGTCGCCTACAAACTATTTTGTCATGTCCCTAGCGGTGGCTGACTGCCTTGTTGGCCTGATAGTGATGCCCTATAGTATGATTCGGACTGTAGAGGGATGCTGGTACTTTGGTGCCCTTTTTTGTCAGCTTCACTCTAGCCTAGATGTTATGCTCTGCACTGCTTCCATATTCCATCTCAGCTGCATTGCCTTTGATCGCTATTATGCTGTCTGCAACCCACTAGTGTACTCTTTAAAGATGTCTCACAGTCGGGTAGCTTTCCTGATTGTTGTATGTTGGGCTGTACCCATGCTCATTTCTTTTGGCCCTATAATGCTGGATCTCCATATTGCTGGTGTGGACATATTGCTTCCTAAAGATGTGTGCGTGTTCTTGGTCAATCGCATTTATGCTGTCATGGCCTCTTTGGTAGCCTTCCACTTGCCCATGGCTATTATGCTAGTAGCCTACTGGAAGATATTCAAAGCTGCCAAACGGCAGGCCAGACAGATCAGTGCCATGGAAAGCCAGATGGCTGCTGGAGTGGGCAAAGACTCAAGCAAGAAACAAAGACATCGGAACACTatgaagagggagaaaaaggcaGCAAAAACATTGGGTATCATCATGGGAGTTTTCCTTATCTTTTGGATGCCCTTCTTTACAGTCAACATTGTGGACCCATTCATTGAATACAGCACAGAGGTGATTGTCTGGGACATATTTTTATGGCTAGGATATATCAACTCATCTCTAAATCCATTCCTGTATGGTTTCTTCAATCGTTCCTTCCGTAAGGCATTCCTCATGTTCATGGGCTGCAGGGTATGCCTGCCTGGATCATCCCCTGGGATGGAGCTGTCACACACAAGGAAAGAGGGAAATGAACGTGCTCAGTAG
- the LOC113128488 gene encoding uncharacterized protein LOC113128488, whose product MNYLRLFFLLAGLVGTLADLITVNVISPPDNTSSPTVTTVPLSATTSLPSVTGTPAPPITSNTTTATPGAPPTEPAINLEFILLRNVQPELKDTSSSEYSFIMSIIITDLNWIYSQQYESNFNRTVFRGYSDLTINFQHNHTTISQHNFTTTSQHIFCCSKCYSCHNCNSQCHNSCTKYYSWPYCYSQCHNSCTKYYSWPYCYSQCHNSCTKYYSWSYCYSKCHNSCTKYYSWSYCYSKCHNSCTKYYSWPYCYSKCHNSCTKYYSWSYCYSKCHNSCTKYYSWPYCYSKCHNNCTKYYSWPYCYSKCHNSCTKYYSWSYCYSKCHNSCTKYYSWSYCYSKCHNSCTKYYSWSYCYSKCYNSCTKYYSWPYCYSQCHNSCTKYYSWPYCYSKCHNSCTKYYSWPYCYSQCHNSCTKYYSWPYCYSKCHNSCTKYYSWPYCYSKCHNNCTKYYSWPYCYSKCHNSCTKYYSWSYCYSKCHNSCTKYYSWSYCYSKCYNSCTKYYSCSYFSFKYNSYPCYSSNCSSIYFHHFHHYNYTSHNH is encoded by the exons ATGAATTATCTAAGACTGTTTTTCCTATTAGCAG GGCTAGTGGGAACACTGGCAGACCTGATAACAG TCAATGTTATCTCACCACCTGATAACACATCATCACCAACAGTCACCACAGTGCCATTGTCAG CTACTACAAGCCTTCCATCTGTAACTGGAACACCAGCACCACCAATAACCAGCAACACAACTACTGCCACCCCAGGTGCCCCTCCAACAGAACCAGCAATTAATTTGGAATTTATTCTGTTAAGAAATGTTCAACCGGAACTTAAAGACACATCCTCATCAGAGTACAGCTTCATCATGAGCATTATAATCACAGAT CTCAACTGGATTTATTCTCAACAATATGAATCTAACTTCAATCGGACTGTTTTCAGAGGCTACAG TGACCTCACCATCAACTTTCAACACAACCACACCACCATCAGTCAACACAACTTCACTACCACCAGTCAACATATCTTCTGCTGCTCCAAATGTTACAGCTGCCACAACTGTAACTCCCAATGTCACAACAGCTGCACCAAATACTACAGCTGGCCTTACTGCTACTCCCAATGTCACAACAGCTGCACCAAATACTACAGCTGGCCTTACTGCTACTCCCAATGTCACAACAGCTGCACCAAATACTACAGCTGGTCTTACTGCTACTCCAAATGTCACAACAGCTGCACCAAATACTACAGCTGGTCTTACTGCTACTCCAAATGTCACAACAGCTGCACCAAATACTACAGCTGGCCTTACTGCTACTCCAAATGTCACAACAGCTGCACCAAATACTACAGCTGGTCTTACTGCTACTCCAAATGTCACAACAGCTGCACCAAATACTACAGCTGGCCTTACTGCTACTCCAAATGTCACAACAACTGCACCAAATACTACAGCTGGCCTTACTGCTACTCCAAATGTCACAACAGCTGCACCAAATACTACAGCTGGTCTTACTGCTACTCCAAATGTCACAACAGCTGCACCAAATACTACAGCTGGTCTTACTGCTACTCCAAATGTCACAACAGCTGCACCAAATACTATAGCTGGTCTTACTGCTACTCCAAATGTTACAACAGCTGCACCAAATACTACAGCTGGCCTTACTGCTACTCCCAATGTCACAACAGCTGCACCAAATACTACAGCTGGCCTTACTGCTACTCCAAATGTCACAACAGCTGCACCAAATACTACAGCTGGCCTTACTGCTACTCCCAATGTCACAACAGCTGCACCAAATACTACAGCTGGCCTTACTGCTACTCCAAATGTCACAACAGCTGCACCAAATACTACAGCTGGCCTTACTGCTACTCCAAATGTCACAACAACTGCACCAAATACTACAGCTGGCCTTACTGCTACTCCAAATGTCACAACAGCTGCACCAAATACTACAGCTGGTCTTACTGCTACTCCAAATGTCACAACAGCTGCACCAAATACTACAGCTGGTCTTACTGCTACTCCAAATGTTACAACAGCTGCACCAAATACTACAGCTGCTCCTACTTCAGCTTCAAATACAACAGTTACCCCTGCTACAGCTCTAACTGCAGCTCCATCTACTTCCACCACTTCCATCACTATAACTACACAAGCCACAACCACTGA